A single genomic interval of Zingiber officinale cultivar Zhangliang chromosome 4A, Zo_v1.1, whole genome shotgun sequence harbors:
- the LOC121969828 gene encoding uncharacterized protein LOC121969828 has translation MDSGAAVESQEAAMPAAVALDFTDGEVYPSTSRIPRRIQRRFRHSRSGGRTSMEDIEAKLRDAEIRRKQFHDWLSTKARPKPRSPSWSSQDENPGQRLEAKLVAAEQKRLSLLAKAQMRLARLDELRQAAKSDVKMRFEKEREELGTRVESRVQQAEENRRRLLKAHSQRKAAIRERIARSVSQRIIGENRYKECVRSAIFQKRAAAEKKRMGLLEAEKRRAHARVVQARKVAKIVHHRRETERKRMKEQLENKLQKARRQRAEYLKQRGSPHSSARVNLTRHGEFLSKKLARCWRRFVRSRRTTLALVKAYDALKLNEKSISVMPFEQVALLIESSTTLQTAKALLDRLESRFSLLLSSGPSSIENIDHLLKRLASPNRKIPSSRVSKQRGAARRESVKGPKSERNMSRYPVRVVLCAYMILGHPNAVFSGQGEREVVLRQSAINFIREFELLVNIILYGPNSAHSLTPSAPVTMSLEHLEETSSNLPTEQNFRCQLRSFDSAWCSYLYRFVVWKAKDARSLEEDLIRAACQMELSMMQTCRMTAAGKTSDLSHDMMAIQRQVIEDQKLIREKVLHLSGNAGLERMESSLSDMRTKFFEAKENGSPLANPVVHISSPLVSDPAIQLDSVPNNQNVEASRRSNNVVRSLFGVSSSAQPKIGSEDPHTDVQSSSVRGMHVPTENVLLVNEIMHWNLKQLSGDFDMVKAEELSIKVKETMEKAFWDEILDSLQGVKPDYSRLISLLKEVRDELCDLAPQKWKADILNSIDLDILSQVLEPGAPDTDYLGNILEYVLAMLQKLSAPANEDSMKKDHQILLNRLAGIAESNDKQSKSFIVAAVEGLRFILEQIQTLKKEVSFARIKLLEPIIKGSGGLEYLQNAFTDRFGSPNADSNTIPLTRQWLYSTSNSSTEEWTEHIDVCTALSASHGLPTAALRTGGAGFAALTRQDDSLTNSGDDELLPECSGEKVDKLLRLGLVKLASVVEGVTMERVPETLNLNVSRLRSVQSQFQQIIVTATSILVLRQFLLTEGSVTLAELESIISNTGRELSEFLKTSSDVSIQTITEMLMSACSSRNHESSKEMVARMLTKSLQNGDTVFEKVSKSVYLALRGVVLGGNGEVGRKLADVALRRIGAAALVDQIVGTGSILIMMAIVTNRVHGPWYRVMV, from the exons ATGGATTCCGGGGCGGCGGTGGAGTCGCAGGAGGCGGCGATGCCCGCAGCCGTGGCGCTTGACTTCACCGATGGGGAGGTATACCCTTCGACGTCCAGGATTCCGAGGAGAATACAACGGAGATTCCGTCATAGCAGGAGCGGAGGTCGCACCAGCATGGAAGATATCGAAGCCAAACTCAGGGATGCAGAGATCAGAAGAAAG CAATTTCATGACTGGTTATCTACCAAGGCAAGGCCAAAACCAAGAAGCCCTTCATGGTCATCTCAAGACGAAAATCCTGGTCAAAGGCTTGAAGCTAAACTTGTAGCAGCTGAGCAGAAGAG GCTGAGCCTTTTAGCTAAAGCTCAAATGCGGTTGGCTAGATTGGATGAGCTACGACAAGCTGCTAAAAGTGATGTAAAGATGCGTTTTGAAAAGGAACGTGAAGAGCTTGGCACTAGAGTTGAATCCCGAGTACAACAAGCTGAGGAGAACCGTAGGCGCCTTCTTAAGGCCCATAGTCAAAGAAAAGCTGCCATTCGTGAGAGAATTGCCAGATCTGTATCACAACGAATCATTGGAGAAAATAGATATAAGGAATGTGTGCGCTCTGCAATCTTCCAGAAGCGTGCTGCTGCTGAGAAAAAACGAATGGGTTTGTTAGAAGCAGAAAAAAGAAGAGCTCATGCTAGGGTAGTCCAAGCACGCAAGGTGGCTAAAATTGTGCACCACCGAAGAGAAACTGAAAGGAAAAGAATGAAAGAGCAATTAGAGAACAAGCTTCAAAAG GCAAGGAGACAAAGGGCAGAATATCTGAAACAGAGAGGTAGTCCTCATAGCTCTGCACGGGTCAATTTGACCAGACATGGAGAATTTCTTTCGAAAAAACTAGCTAG GTGTTGGCGACGATTTGTGAGATCAAGGAGGACCACGCTTGCTTTGGTTAAAGCATATGATGCCTTGAAATTAAATGAAAAATCCATTAGtgttatgccatttgaacaagtTGCTCTTTTGATTGAATCTAGCACAACACTTCAAACTGCAAAGGCTTTACTTGATCGGTTGGAGAGTCGATTTTCACTATTGCTGTCATCTGGCCCATCAAGTATTGAGAACATTGATCATCTGCTTAAGCGCCTAGCATCTCCTAATAGAAAAATTCCGTCTAGCAGAGTGTCAAAGCAAAGAGGTGCAGCCAGACGAGAGTCTGTCAAAGGACCTAAAAGTGAAAGAAATATGTCCAGGTATCCAGTCAGAGTCGTGCTTTGTGCTTACATGATATTGGGGCACCCCAATGCTGTTTTCAGCGGTCAAGGGGAGCGTGAAGTTGTCTTGAGGCAGTCAGCCATAAACTTCATCCGAGAATTTGAGTTGTTAGTCAATATCATTTTGTATGGTCCTAATAGTGCCCACTCATTAACACCATCTGCACCAGTTACTATGTCTTTGGAACATCTAGAAGAGACATCTTCCAATTTGCCCACAGAACAAAACTTCAGATGCCAGCTGAGATCATTTGACTCGGCATGGTGTTCTTACCTATACAGGTTTGTCGTATGGAAGGCAAAAGATGCTAGATCTCTGGAGGAAGATCTCATAAGAGCTGCTTGTCAGATGGAACTGTCCATGATGCAGACTTGCAGGATGACTGCCGCAGGGAAGACTTCTGACCTTAGTCATGATATGATGGCCATACAAAGACAG GTTATTGAAGATCAGAAACTTATAAGAGAGAAAGTTTTACACCTGAGTGGCAATGCTGGTCTTGAGAGAATGGAATCTTCTTTGTCTGATATGCGAACAAAATTTTTTGAAGCAAAAGAGAATGGCAGTCCTTTAGCAAACCCTGTTGTGCATATATCATCACCATTGGTCTCTGATCCTGCAATACAGTTGGATTCTGTTCCAAACAACCAGAATGTTGAGGCTTCTCGGAGATCAAACAATGTAGTTCGGTCTCTGTTTGGGGTTTCATCATCTGCTCAGCCAAAAATTGGTTCAGAAGATCCACATACAGATGTTCAATCAAGCTCTGTAAGAGGCATGCATGTACCAACTGAGAATGTACTTCTTGTGAATGAGATAATGCATTGGAACCTTAAGCAATTATCTGGTGATTTTGACATGGTCAAAGCTGAAGAGCTTAGTATCAAG GTTAAAGAGACGATGGAAAAGGCATTTTGGGATGAAATATTGGATTCTTTGCAGGGAGTCAAACCTGATTACAGTAGATTAATATCCCTTCTGAAGGAAGTCCGGGACGAATTATGTGATTTGGCTCCACAGAAATGGAAGGCAGATATCCTCAACAGTATTGACCTTGATATTTTATCTCAG GTTCTCGAGCCAGGGGCTCCTGACACAGACTATCTTGGAAATATTCTAGAGTATGTGCTAGCCATGCTGCAAAAATTATCTGCTCCTGCAAATGAAGATAGCATGAAAAAGGACCACCAAATTTTGTTAAATAGATTGGCGGGCATTGCTGAATCAAATGACAAACAAAGCAAATCTTTCATTGTTGCTGCAGTGGAGGGCCTGCGCTTTATTTTGGAGCAAATACAG ACATTGAAGAAGGAAGTCAGCTTTGCACGAATAAAATTGTTGGAACCAATTATTAAGGGATCAGGGGGATTGGAATATTTACAAAATGCATTTACTGATCGATTTGGATCTCCAAATGCTGATTCTAACACCATTCCACTAACTCGTCAATGGCTATACTCCACAAGTAACAGCTCAACAGAAGAATGGACCGAGCATATTGATGTCTGTACTGCCCTTTCAGCAAGTCAT GGTCTTCCTACTGCTGCCCTTCGGACTGGTGGTGCCGGCTTTGCAGCATTAACAAGACAAGATGATTCTCTCACAAATTCAG GTGATGACGAATTACTGCCAGAATGCAGTGGAGAAAAGGTGGACAAATTGTTGAGGCTTGGGTTGGTAAAGCTTGCCAGCGTTGTAGAGGGAGTGACCATGGAGAGAGTTCCTGAAACTCTTAATCTTAATGTATCAAGACTGAGGTCTGTACAAAGCCAATTTCAACAAATTATTGTCACAGCAACAAG CATCTTGGTACTCCGACAATTTCTTCTCACCGAGGGATCTGTTACACTGGCGGAGCTGGAATCCATAATATCAAATACTGGAAGGGAGTTGTCTGAGTTCTTGAAGACTTCATCTGATGTGAGTATTCAGACAATCACTGAGATGCTGATGAGCGCATGTAGCTCCAGAAACCATGAGAGCAGCAAGGAAATGGTAGCAAGAATGCTCACAAAAAGTTTGCAGAACGGTGATACTGTGTTCGAGAAAGTGTCCAAATCTGTTTATTTGGCCCTGCGAGGAGTGGTTCTGGGGGGAAATGGAGAAGTAGGCCGGAAACTGGCAGATGTAGCTCTCCGACGAATTGGAGCCGCCGCGCTGGTAGACCAGATTGTTGGCACCGGGAGCATACTTATCATGATGGCGATCGTCACCAACCGAGTTCATGGTCCATGGTACAGGGTTATGGTATGA